A window of Amaranthus tricolor cultivar Red isolate AtriRed21 chromosome 8, ASM2621246v1, whole genome shotgun sequence genomic DNA:
ATAGGCTGGGGAATCATTAAGCAACTTCTTCTGTTTAGGGTAGATGATGGGTGATAATCGTGTGATCTAAGATCTTTCACTTAGCTTCATGAAGAGGTGAGAGGTGATAATATTAGTGTCGGTTAGCACCTTCTTTGCGGGTATCAATATTTGACAATTAGTCGCCACTACTCTTAAATATGGACCAAATCCAAGGTTTTTGAAACATACACTTGGAGtgatttctttctcttctagcTTTATAGAATTAAGTGTGGGTGGCAAGAATGAAGAGTGGCTACTGGGTGTGATCAAGGTGTGCCTCTAAAGCTAAAGGGAATATTTTATCGAACGATTGTCAGATAAGCGCTAATATAGCGCTACTATATATATCAAAATGTTGGCTTTTAGAATGGATCATAGTAGGACGATGGGAGTTGTGGAAGTGCAAATGCTTCGATGTTAGATTGGGCATACCGTAACAAatagaattcaaaacaaagATATAAGAAAGTTTAGGAATTGCAAAGATTTGGGAAAAGATAAAAGACAATCGTTTAAGGttgtttgggcatgtgcaaatACGAAGTTTTAGTGAACCGGGAAGGATAATAGAAAGCTGAAGCTTGGGGTATTCAAAAAGAGGGCAAGCTAGACCAAAAATGAGTTGGAGGGTATGAGTGGAAAAGGCTATGAAGGATCTAGATTTACAAATTCAAAtggtaaaaaatgaaaatgaatggAGAGGAATTCGTGTGGATGACCATTGAAATTGATATATTAGTTCATTTAGCTTTGAGATTAAGGCTGTTGTGTTGTTGTTGCTCTCGTATTTCTGGACGTGTTCGTAGAGAGTAAGTGTAAACTGGTTGCTTTGATTAGATGCACCTATATGTTTTGGTCCTTGGTAATTTGACTAAATTCTTGTATAAAGTTGGAAACAACATCAATTAGGCCTTCGTCCTTTGTCCGTTGTCATCCATCATTTGTTGATGTTCCATATTCAGTTAGCTAGAAGATATTAGTCTTTTCTTCTCcaacatagtgcaaaatattACCTATTTCAACTTATTAGGGATTGCTTTCTTAAGGTTTTTTATCTTAGCACGACCAAATATAGGCTATGCATGTGACGCGACAATTGACTAAAACCACATATTTTCACTATAATCTCCAATTCTTTTGCGATTTTGAAAAATGTTGGTATATTGTGCTATTTGATGGTtaatataaacaaattaatCAGTGCTAACTTGCTTTCATGTTCCCTTTTGAATTTACCTTCATAATAGGTGTCTTGTCGAGAACCTCTCATAgatatttttagaaaaacaGACGCTTGAACAAATATGTCACGATTTAACATTGGATGCTCGAAAGTGTTTCCAGATGATGGATAGAATGGTTTTTCTTTCAAACGTTATTACCCTTATTAGGGTTTTGCAACGGGCATGATAAGGGTCGGGTTGGGCTCTAGTTGGGCCGGGTCGGGCCAGGCCTTACAAAATAGGAAACGGGCATTTAATGTGTTGGCCCCATCAAGCCCAGTCTGACCCGACCCGTTTATCttatttcttcaatttttttttgcacaaagtcattttattaaatttcattACTTAACTTTATGTCCTTATAAAATGTGTTCTCGGCTTTTCTTGCACATGTGTGTACTTATACTATATATTCAAATCTAGGTAGATAATCTTAATAGATACACAAGGAGAAAGGAAgcacaaacaacaacaataaatttCTATATTCATAACTGATATAAAACATGGGGCTTGGAATaggatttgaaaaaaaatgaagacgaACGCTTTTGTCATTTTTCCATTTACCAGTCACCCACCTTTCCCATTTAACATATGCTTTTCTCCTCATACAAATACAACTTAATTGGATACATTTTATTCAACCCTTATCTAGCCCATATTCTTTTATTTCAATATAATCCTTATTCATCCCAACCCTTTTAAACCCTTATAATAAAGGGCTAGATCAGGGTCCCCAACGGGCCCACGGCCCGGTGCACATGCCTAACTCTTATTTATCCCTGCTTATTTAGTATCCCCATGAAATCATATCTCTCTATAGTGTTTTTAAAGGTTTGATTGGCTTTTGAAGTAATTTCAAGTCACTTCCTAGCAAGGCAACAACTCTGGGACAAAAAATTTTTTGGCCCTCAAATTTCATTTGAGAAGTTAATAATATAGCAGCACAAAATATATTACTTATAGTATAGAGTACTATTGGAAATGTCTTACCTCCATCTTATCAAAGGTCTAGGGATCGAATCTGgacattttaacttttttaatatTGCAACATGTCTACGCAGGTTTATCCTTCCCAAGGTGTCATTaatgttttttcttttgcaaataATCTACCAATGCTCAGCATATTATCACTTGTTGAAAATCAATACGTTTACATTTTTCTATAATCAAGGTAATATGAATATCTTACAACTTTCAAGGTTTCAACAACCTTACAAATGGGTGATACTCTCAATTCACACCCCATTAGATTatgtcaaaataaaaattttgaacatTTTAAAGTATTGAGAAAAAAAGGGAATCAAAGACAAGTTGAAAGATGTAACgcaaaagctttaaaaagggACTCATACAAACTTATATTAATATtgagcttttattttttttttcctgaactTCAATGTAAGTTTGGTCCTAATTTTCTAAAAGTGTGTCctacaattaaaattttaagtgatcatttattatttcttaTATCTTCTATCTATCTCACtctcaaacattttttttttggcaattacgAGAAATATATTAACTCCAAAAAACCTTTTACAACCTAGgctataaaaggaaaaaaaaccaCTTCCTTAACACGAAAAAGGAAGCACAAAAGCCAAAACAAGAAGGCCAAAAACAAAGCCCCAAAACCCGACAAAACAACTATATAATGAGTCTAGCCTTCCTAACATCATCAAGCCTTGAGGCTAACATAAAAGAGAACATTCTTTGTTACATGATAAGGAAGAAAGATTGCCCCCTTAAAGATGCGCGCATTCCTTTGGAGCCACACCTAATACAAAATCTCAGTCCACAACATCACAGTGATACAAGCCTTTGCACTCTTCCTCTTACTAAGCTTACTCATCAATTGTACAATATTAGCAAAGGAAAGAAGCCAAGGAAAAGAAAACACAGCGGCAACATGAAGTTGTAAATCACGGACAAAACTACAAGTCCCAAACAGATGATCTCGATCTTCTACATTCTGGTGACACAGCACACACCTACTATCACACATAAATCCCCATTGGATAAGCCTATCTCGTGTAGGCAAACGATTTTGGAGAATTTGCCATAAACAAAGAGCACTTCTAGAGGAGGCTTTGTTATTACACCAAAGGGATCTCCAGGAAGGCTTAGGGTTAGTAGGGAGTTTAGCCAAATAAGCCTTCTTGATATCAAACTTACCCGCCACACCCCATTGTTGAAGCTCACTCCAACTAGAAACATGCTTCCTACTATCAATGATGCGGGCTAACATCCAAGAAGCCGAGCTAGGAATCAAGTAATGCATAAGATCAACTCCCTTGATGTAGTAATCATGAACCCATCTAATCCAAAGCCTATCTTTCTTGTAGGCCAAAGCCTACAAACTTTTGAGAAGAGCCACATCATTCCAAACATGAATACTACAAATGTTCAAGCCACCATACACACGAGGCATGCAAATATTTTTCCAAGCAACCCTGGGCTTAGTCCCCTTCTACTTATCCAAGGCccaaacaaaattattacacaCCTGATCAACCATATCAATAATACGCCGGAGGAGGACAAAAACATGGGCCCAATAAGAATGCATACCATGAATAACACTTTTCACCAACTGTACTCTACCAGCCATCGAAAGCTTCCTACTAGTCCAATGAGTAACTCGAGCAGTGATTCTATTAATAAGAGATTTACAATCATTAAAATCAAGCCTCTTAATAGAAAGAGGGAAACCCAGATAACAAAACGGGAGAGCCCCTTTGGGAACACCAATGCCATTAAGAATACAATCTTCATCATTAACGGGAACACCAACAAAGTAGATAGCACCCTTGCTACTATTGATATGTAAACCAGAAACACAAGCAAAATCATTGATCACCTCTCTCAACTTTACCAAAGAAGAAATATCAGGTTGAGTAAAAATAAGCAAATCATCAGCAAACAAAAGCTCCATAATACCGGTCTTCGCACATTTAGGATGAAATTTAATATCCCCACCTTTAACCTTCTTAAGCATCCTAGAAAAATATTCCATAGCCAAAGCGAAGAGGAAAGGGGACATAGGATCTACCTGCCTTAAACCTTTCTTAGCAGCAAAAGGCTTAGAGGGGATACCATTAACAAGCACAGAATAAGACACGGAAGAAATACACCTCATGATCCAGCCAATTGATTTAGAAGGGAAACCGAGCTCCTTCAGAACACTCTCCATAAAAGACCATTCAATAGAATCGTACGCTTTAGCCATGTTAAGCTTGAGCATACATCTAGGACTAACATGGGCCCAGGAATACCCTTTAATGAGCGCAGAAGCTAAGAGAACATTATCGCTAATCTGTCTCCCATGAATAAAGCCAGATTGCGCCTGATCCACAATGTCACATACCACCGTCTGAAGCCTAGAGGTAAGGATCTTAGCAAAAATCTTGTAAATCACAGAACAACAAGAGATTGGCCTGAACTCCTTAACCTGAGAAGCATTAGCAACTTTGGGAACAAGAGTAATAGAAGTGAAATTAGCCAGGGGGAACATAATACCAGAGCAGAAAAAGTCATTAACAGCATCTAAAACGTCAAACTTAACAATATGCCAAGATttcttaaaaaagaaaaagttaaagCCATCTAGCCCAGGACTTTTATCATCATCAATACCATGAAGAGCCCACCTCAACTTCAGCTGGGGTAATAGGACGAATGAGATTCAGGGCTTGCTCATGAGAAATTTGTGGACCATCTCTCATACCTTGAATATCAATGCCTAGAAGAGTATCAGCACTAGTACCCAGCAACCCTTGATAGTAATCAACAATGATAGAAGCAATCTGCTTCTGATCCGTAACTAAACAACCATTACCATCtttcaaaaaatcaattttgttaTGACTAGTTCGCTCCTTCACCACACTATGAAAGTAGCGAGTATTCAAATCACTCCTTAAGCCACTGGATTTTAGATTTTTGACGCAAAGCTGAAAATACCGTTGCCACTTCTTAAGATGAAAGCAAGCATCCTTTTCAAGCCCATGTAACTCAGCATCAAGAGGGGAAGACTGAAGCTGAGTTTGGATATCATCAAGCTTCCCTTGCCAAAACAAAACATTATGATGAACCTGAGAAAATTGCTAAACATGTAAAGACTTTAAGCCCCGCTTAACACACTTCAACTTATGCCATAAACACTCAAGAGCAACACCATTAACCTTAGACCTCCAAGACTCCTCTACAATTCCCAAGAAATCCCTATGCTCAGCTAGGTAATTAAGGAAGGGAAAAGGCCTTCCCCTACCACAATATCTACCACCCACCTGACATACTAGAGGGGTATGATTAGAAATACAATGATTAAGATACTGGACAACAGTGTCAACCTTTTCCACCCATCGATCATTCACAAAAGCATGATCAATGCGAGAAGTGATTCTATCCTCACCGGAAGCTTTATTGTGCCAAGAAAACCAATGCCCAATAGAACGGGGGCTAACAAGTTGAGCATCCTCAATACGCTGAAGGAAATCCTGCATCTCATAATCAGAAACAAGACGACCATTAGATCTGTGAGTAATATCAAAAACAGCATGGAAATCACCCATGAGACACCAAGGCTCCACCATATTTTGACTAAGAGCAACAATACCCTGCCATAACTCTTTCTTATCAGCAAGACTATTAAGTCCATACGCCACAGTGAACCAGAATCTAAAACCAGACTTCCGAACAGTTACATGACAATGAACATATTGCAAATGGACCTGATCGACAACAACATCAACCAAAGCAGGTCTCCACCCTAAAAGGATACGAACTCTATTATGAAACTGCTGATTACTATACCAATACCAAGATTTCGCAATAGAAGAAGCAACACTTTCAATCCGATGCCTCTTAACATGAGTTTCAAGTAAACCGCATAAACAAATATTATTCTGCTGCAACCATGAGCCAACACTCATGGCTTTAGAAGCCTCATAAAGACCTTTCACATTCTAAGACGAACAATTCATTCCCGAGGGATGGAATAAGGGTATCCCAGCACCTTCGTCATTAATAGATCCCACATCATAACCCCTGCGATCCTCACTACGCAACACCTGAGCTCCTGACTTCTTTCTATAAGACACATGGGTCCACTCACTCTTATCAATACATGGTGTAACAAAAGGTGTAGCCACCTTCTGCAGGTTAACAACCTGCTCAACAACCTGCTGCTGCTGTCTAGGAACAGAAACCCCCATAGCCTGTTGCCCAACCTCTCCACTAGCCCGTTTTCCATTACCAACAGCCTGCTGCCTACTACTCCCATCTAGTCTACCCTTCACAACTTTAGTCCTCTCATCACAAATATGTCCTAGCATTTGACACTTTTGACCAAAGTGTCAAATCCACTCAATGAAGGAGGACTGCTCATGAATATGTCCTTCCTCATCCGCCACCAAGAGAGTCTTAGGTAGAGGCTTAGAAACATCCACTTCCACCAAAAGACGAGCATAATTGACCCTAGTTTGATTAGAAGTACACCCATCTGCAGCTATAGGGACACCAAGCAAACTCCCAATTCAACTCAAGGACTTAACACCCCAAAATTTAGTAGGCAAGTTAAGTAATCGAACCCACACTGGCACAGCGCGAAGAATATCACGTTTAAAGTCAAATTGATCATCCCACTTCCTAACCAAAACAGGTCGTTTACCAAACATAAAACTCCCCCCTCCCCCCCTAATAAGCATCATAACATCCACCTCCGAGTTACACTTTACCAAGAAGTAGCCATCATTATGTAAAATAACAGAGATATGATCAAGAACAGGCCATTTAGACTTAATAAATGCACTAAACACAGTCAAACTAGGCTTATAGCCAACCACAAACATTGCACAAGGATATTGCCACTTCAATTTTAAACTAGCAACTTCATCCCTATCAACTATAGCACGACTTACACCATTGGAAATAGAAGGAGCAATGAAATTCAAAGGCATACCATCTGAAATCGAAAGATTTTGCAACGCATCAGGTCCTTGTACTCCAGCAGCAACAGAACCAACATTAGCCCTAAGAACCGTAGTAGTTGCCAATGGAACAGTAACCTGGCTTTGCAAATCATCCACAGTGTCCAGTCGAGCCTCAAATTGGCTTAAACGCTGCTCCTTTTCAACCTTTCTATTTAAAGATTCAACCAAAGATTTAAGCCGATCAACCTCCAACTGCATCTCAGTCATGGAATTCGCATTCAAAAAGCTCTGACCCTCATCAATGGGTTTCAAAGATTGCCCAGCCTTTGCCTTGGAAACACTTTGAGAAAGCTGCATGACCTTCCGCTTTCCTTTCCCTGCAGAATTAGGTGGATTCTTCCTAGGTTTACCCATGGAATCAAGAAATCAGAGGAGACGGAAAAAAAATCGCACAAAAAACGCCCAGCAGAAGCTCTAAAATCACGAAAAATTCACTAATGAGAGCTTCTCTCACTAGATTCTCTCTCTATAATACTTGATCATAATTTTGCACCATCATTTCAATGAAACTGTTATTTTTTATCGCAAAAGGACGTTTAACACTTGTACCAAAGAAAAGCTTTACATTAAAGGAGGGTCCACCCTTTTTGTTATTCGCATAGGGCCCTCCAATTCTTTAAGATGGCACTGATGATTAAGGATAAGGGAGGAGAACATAATTATTTGATCGAATGGTATTAGTATGCTGATTTAAGCTGGGAGGTTTGGTTCTCGGGAATATGTGATCTAGATATTCTTCTTTATTTGGAAAGTATTTGGAGTTACTCATAAGTCAGATGCTTTATAGCTCCAGCCTCTAAGTTGTTACAAAATAGCGAGTGATCCCAAAATCTAAATCATTGTACACGGAAACTTAGATGTCATTTTATAATTTCAACTCTAGATTAGGTCAATTTGCATtatcaatgcaataatatatgcccATGTACATTATCAAATACTAATACCTTTATCGCAGAGTTGAGATGTGTAAAAGTAGCTAGATACATTGAATCTTCATGGAGAATCCCCTATATGGAGAAAATGTGCGTCAGGATCCATTCTTGGAAGATACAAGGAACTTCGCTATGTTCCAACACCAGCAGAACTTCATGAAAGTTGATGGGCCAGATGACCAGTTCTATGACTTAGTTTGAGTTTTGTTAGAACTATAGATTCTTAGCCTAGAAAATGGACAACCTTGACTGGGCCAATATGTGGGCAAAGCTAGAATTTGCTGGTTGTCTGTTCAGGTTTAGCAGTATCACTTGGATAGGTCTGAAATTGTTGCAGAGTGACTTTCAACCCAATTTATAAATTAGCCTTGTTGAGTCAAGTAGCCAATTCTTTGTTCATGCTGCATCCTTCACCCTTAATGTAACAATCCTTTGCAATACATAATGGACATCTATGCTCTATAATCGATTCTATTGCCTAAAGTAGATTTGAAGCAACACAAAGGAACTTGCAAAACACTATCTGTCTGTGTACTGCAGCTCCCTACATAATGttctccaaaaaaaatttttacatCTGCTTTTGGCCCATTTTTTTATAGATGCTGCTTTTAAGAATTATAATAGTTATCTTGTCGCACAACCACATGAACACATGTGTTAGTAGCGTTTGTCGTGCTTTTCTATAGTGTTACTAGTTCTAAATTCAAGATTGTTTTTGCTTGgtcttaattataaattttacacCCCCTCAAAATATATCATACATTGTTAGCGACAGACGGACAGGGTTATTATCAATAACTGCATAGAGATCCAGGGAAATAAGTCTCTAAAAACTCATTTCTTTCAGGTGGCATTGAAGTGCATCACCATTTTACTTCTGGCTTGGCACAAAGTATTGAAAATGGTGGATCCTTCTTTTGGAATGATGCCCTGTTTAGGGATCCTCTGGATCTGAAGGCAGAAGGGAAAAAAGGAGATATCCTTCATGCAAATGTAAGTTTCCCAGTTacacttttaacttttttactaCTGGTACATGGGTTTTTCCTCAACCACACATCTTTCAAACTGCTCCCTCCGCTTTGGCACACGAGACTCATTTGTTTTTTGGcgctattcatcaatcactcttaatttgtgttttgtttttaatctatCAGTTAAAACATAAACAAGTAGAATTTGTTTTATTcgtttcaatataaattttatataatttttagttatatacaATCAGAGATTATTATGGATTGAATTTGTGCATTTAAAAGTGTGCCAAACTCAATGATacacatttcaaaaaaaaacttatgaTACACATCCTGGAAAAGatagagtattatttttttgaactgtAGAAATTTCTTGGTTTGTTCTTGAGAtgtttcttaaaatttaaatgttaaatcaagtttttgattgatgttTCTTGGCCCATGGCAACATGATTTTAGTTGATAAACTCTGGACTACAAAACAGAAAAAGTCTAGTGAAATTCGAACATATCTCTTtgaattgttaggattaaggaGCATGTTGATCACCCTAGACACAGCCTTTTGCTTTGTGTGGAGGTTACATAGATTGGCATTGAAATAAGTGAGAATAGATCAAGTCATGCGAACAAATTGTAAGGTTGTAGAAGCAAGCTGATCATAAGACCTTAACACAAGTATTTGTGTTGAGTATTGATTGCTTCAACTcaattgtttttatgttttgttttcttttcctTGAAGTTGAGAAACTATGGGTCTTTGTTTATTGTAAGTAATCTTGTGCTGTCATTGTTTTCTTGTGTTGAATCTTATTTTCATCTTTTGATATCACAAACCTCCCATTAGCTGTTTGAAGGTTTTGCTTAAACATGGGCAAAGTTGTCTCATTCTGGAGCcttctttttttgttgttgttgatcaAAACCTTATCTGAGAATAATTACATGTCAGGGTACAGATCTATCTTCCTCTAGGAGGCCAGTTGAACATCAGCATCAAAATTTTGGAGCTCTCACTATTGGAAAATGTACATCCTCTTTCATGACTTAAAGCTGGAAAGGGTCCCTTCCCTGGACCTAATCCACTGTAAACATTAAAGACGGAACTACTCTAATGGCCCTTTATGTTTGCAACTGTTGAAATAGGGACTGGAGCAGACAAGGAGACGAATACCCTATATTCTTCCTCTCAAACATATTCTGCCACCCCAGAGTTGTCCACCATGTTTCTTGATCCAAGCTTTGGAGTGTCTGTTGGCACAGGTTCAGGTTTGACAGTTCCAAAGGAGCAGAAATTCATCATTCGTGAAATATGTCCGGAATGGGGATTTGCTGATGATTCTACTAAGGTACATTTGAGGCTGTCACAGATTCTCAATAGTAACAATATTTGGGGATGTCACTGTGTTGTGCATGAGTGTTGCACATATTAGGATACTTTATTATCTGATTGTGTCTGGaatgttttattttgatttctcGGTCCTGTTCTCTTTGCATTCCCCACTTTTGTTTTTGTAAGGTGAGGACTGATTTGGGCTGCTTGCCATTATTCATGTCACAATGCTTTCAGGGATGGTGTAATTCGTAGCTATTATTTTACGCAAGATCATGATAAAATCGCTTTTACTTGTAGGATATCAAGGTTCATCATTCAGTGGCAAACTGTTTATAGTAGAGGAGTGTTTAATCAATaatgtatttattattttctgaTGCAGGTCATTATCATTGGATCTTTTCTTTGTGATCCCTCGGAGTCTGAATGGTTTTGCATGTTTGGTGATGTTGAAGTTCCACTACAATTTGTCCAGAATGGGGTCCTTTCTTGTCAGTCTCCCCCTCATCCTACAGGAAAAGTGACCCTCTGCATCTCTTCTGGAAACCGAGAGTCCTGCAGTGAAATTAGAGAATTTGAGTACCGTGATAAGCATTCTGCAAGTGTCAATAGTGATAAACAAGGAGAAACAAAAAGAAGTGCAGAGGAGATGTTGTTACTCGTTAGATTGGTCCGGATGCTTCTCTCTAATTCACCTCTACAAGGAGGAAACAATTGTTTAGTAGCTGACATTCCAAAGTGTAATGATGATTTGTGGAATCAAATCATTGAAGATCTGTTAGTTGGTGGAGCTACTTCGATTAGCACCCTTGATTGGCTACTACAGCAACTTCTGAAAGACAAGTTGCAGCATTGGCTTTCCTCCAGATACATGGAAAGAGGACCTGGAGACTGTTTTTTGTCAAGAAAAGAACAAGGAATAATTCACATGATTTCTGGTTTAGGCTATGAGTGGGCTTTGAATCCAGTTTTGGGGTGTGGAGTTGGCATAAATTTCCGTGATATAAACGGCTGGACTGCCCTGCACTGGGCTGCAAAGTTTGGAAGGTAAATCTAACCTGTAACATTTGGACTGCTGTCATCATTGGGCATTAGTGAGCAGGTTTTAAGATGAGTTATTTTGACCTGTTGGACCTTTTTCAGTGTTTGGTTGTTGACTCATTCAGATTCTCACTGTTGAGATGTGTTACAACTTTCTGGTCATGATGCCTATGCATTAGGATATGCTATATATAATGaacttttattaaatttatattattagaaCTTTATATTTTGATAACATATTAGAACTTATAGGAACTTATAGTAGGAGTTGTGAATGCAACTTTGAAAACCCTTCAAATAAGTGGAATGTTGGCCTGTATACGGGAGGACGAGCATTATTACTTGATTTGATGATGGGGAAATTAAGGTGGCATTAATTATGTTTATCTGCTAGTTAGACCTGAGGATTTTTACTCCTTAGAGATTTCACTTGAATTTCTCTCTGACTCTTTGGGATTTGGGCTTTGGTGGTAGTGTTATTATGGTGCCAAACTTTTGAAGATATACTGACTTTGAATCTTGTTCAGTGTTTTAACGCAAGATTATTTCTGTGTAAACTCACAGGGAAAAGATGGTAGCTGCTCTTATTGCTTCAGGAGCATCAGCCGTGGCATTGACTGACCCCAGTTCACATGATCCCACTGGTAGAAATGCAGCGTACATTGCTGCAAAATATGGGAACATGGGACTTGCTGGTTATCTGTCAGAATTGGCTCTAACTAGCCATCTCTCATCCCTCACTCTGGAACAAAGTGAACTCTCCAAAGATACAGCTGATGTTGAGGCTGAATCAACTGTTATTAATatatcaaagaaaaatgtgaaCTCAGCTGAGGATCAACTTACACTTAAACAAACCTTGGCTGCTGTTAGGAATACTGCTCAAGCTGCTGCTCGCATTCAAGCTGCATTTCGTGCACATTCCTTCAGAAAGAGACAACTTAGAGAAGCAGCTTGCTCAAGGGCTGATTCTGATCTAGATGATTATGGTTTCACTATTAATGACATTCCGGGACTTTCTGCTGCATCAAAATTGATTTTCCATAATATGCATGATCATCATAAAGCTGCATTGTCTATTCAGAAAAACTATCGGGGTTGGAAAGGCCGGAAGGACTTCTTAACTCTGCGCCAGAAAGTAGTGAAGATACAGGTATAAATGTCTTCCATGTAGCATAAGATATCAGCTCTTGCTTCATTATCATCTTTTTGAAATGCCTACTGGTTTATGTACTCCTATAGAAATAGTTGTTTGCACTCACCTTTTGGCTGTTCATGTTGTCGTTGTTAAACTGCCACTTCACCTTTCTCTTGCACAAGCTCTCTCCCTTATTCTTCTCTTTCGTGTTATCCTACATCATCATTTACCTTGTGGTATAATTCTGTACATCTTTTATTGTCATGGTTTTTATGGTGATCATGATGCTTCTATCATCTTTTTCCTTGTCATACGATTTGGCGAGGGATAATAGGAATGGGAACCGGAATTGTTTTTACACTTTAAAACATATAGGAATTGCTATATCTTATTATCTTCTATTGGCAGGCCCATGTAAG
This region includes:
- the LOC130820631 gene encoding calmodulin-binding transcription activator 4-like isoform X1, producing the protein MQSGFDINELLQAAHSRWLKPAEVLFILQNHANYKITQEAPQKPPSGSLFLFNKRVLRFFRKDGHSWRKKKDGRTVGEAHERLKVGNAEALNCYYAHGEINPNFQRRSYWMLDPVYEHIVLVHYREITEGRLSSGPIAELSPGASLTFSQSPSAYSIQNSESSSLSDVYESYQSHSSPCSIEVNSDAAMGKGIGCLNGSNVTGNSSVASNFDQCLRRLEVQLSLDDDDSLKKYAPVDGQDGSEDILTLDDLYGSSYTGELTFSDDPSQQQDSGGIEVHHHFTSGLAQSIENGGSFFWNDALFRDPLDLKAEGKKGDILHANGTDLSSSRRPVEHQHQNFGALTIGKWTGADKETNTLYSSSQTYSATPELSTMFLDPSFGVSVGTGSGLTVPKEQKFIIREICPEWGFADDSTKVIIIGSFLCDPSESEWFCMFGDVEVPLQFVQNGVLSCQSPPHPTGKVTLCISSGNRESCSEIREFEYRDKHSASVNSDKQGETKRSAEEMLLLVRLVRMLLSNSPLQGGNNCLVADIPKCNDDLWNQIIEDLLVGGATSISTLDWLLQQLLKDKLQHWLSSRYMERGPGDCFLSRKEQGIIHMISGLGYEWALNPVLGCGVGINFRDINGWTALHWAAKFGREKMVAALIASGASAVALTDPSSHDPTGRNAAYIAAKYGNMGLAGYLSELALTSHLSSLTLEQSELSKDTADVEAESTVINISKKNVNSAEDQLTLKQTLAAVRNTAQAAARIQAAFRAHSFRKRQLREAACSRADSDLDDYGFTINDIPGLSAASKLIFHNMHDHHKAALSIQKNYRGWKGRKDFLTLRQKVVKIQAHVRGYQVRKQYKVICWAVGILDKVVLRWRRKGAGLRGFRSESDSVDEDDEDIIKVFRKEKVNVAIDEAVTRVLSMAESAEARQQYHRMLGRTQEAKAELRGVTSSGASVFRDGVSYMDNEDIPTFLESLD
- the LOC130820631 gene encoding calmodulin-binding transcription activator 4-like isoform X2, encoding MQSGFDINELLQAAHSRWLKPAEVLFILQNHANYKITQEAPQKPPSGSLFLFNKRVLRFFRKDGHSWRKKKDGRTVGEAHERLKVGNAEALNCYYAHGEINPNFQRRSYWMLDPVYEHIVLVHYREITEGRLSSGPIAELSPGASLTFSQSPSAYSIQNSESSSLSDVYESYQSHSSPCSIEVNSDAAMGKGIGCLNGSNVTGNSSVASNFDQCLRRLEVQLSLDDDDSLKKYAPVDGQDGSEDILTLDDLYGSSYTGELTFSDDPSQQQDSGGIEVHHHFTSGLAQSIENGGSFFWNDALFRDPLDLKAEGKKGDILHANGTDLSSSRRPVEHQHQNFGALTIGKYKETNTLYSSSQTYSATPELSTMFLDPSFGVSVGTGSGLTVPKEQKFIIREICPEWGFADDSTKVIIIGSFLCDPSESEWFCMFGDVEVPLQFVQNGVLSCQSPPHPTGKVTLCISSGNRESCSEIREFEYRDKHSASVNSDKQGETKRSAEEMLLLVRLVRMLLSNSPLQGGNNCLVADIPKCNDDLWNQIIEDLLVGGATSISTLDWLLQQLLKDKLQHWLSSRYMERGPGDCFLSRKEQGIIHMISGLGYEWALNPVLGCGVGINFRDINGWTALHWAAKFGREKMVAALIASGASAVALTDPSSHDPTGRNAAYIAAKYGNMGLAGYLSELALTSHLSSLTLEQSELSKDTADVEAESTVINISKKNVNSAEDQLTLKQTLAAVRNTAQAAARIQAAFRAHSFRKRQLREAACSRADSDLDDYGFTINDIPGLSAASKLIFHNMHDHHKAALSIQKNYRGWKGRKDFLTLRQKVVKIQAHVRGYQVRKQYKVICWAVGILDKVVLRWRRKGAGLRGFRSESDSVDEDDEDIIKVFRKEKVNVAIDEAVTRVLSMAESAEARQQYHRMLGRTQEAKAELRGVTSSGASVFRDGVSYMDNEDIPTFLESLD